In the Enterobacter cloacae subsp. cloacae ATCC 13047 genome, GTGATGCTGGTCGGCGCGGGCGAAACCATTGAGCTTGTGGCGCGCCATCTGCGCGAGCATAAAGTAAAAAAGATGGTTATCGCTAACCGCACCCGCGAGCGTGCACAGGTGTTGGCAGACGAAGTCGGGGCCGAGGTGATTGCGCTGAGCGAGATCGACGAACGTCTGAAAGAGGCGGACATCATCATAAGCTCGACGGCCAGCCCGCTGCCGATTATCGGTAAAGGGATGGTAGAGCGCGCGCTGAAATCCCGTCGTAATCAGCCAATGCTGCTGGTGGATATCGCCGTTCCGCGTGATGTCGAACCGGAGGTTGGCAAACTGGCCAACGCCTATCTCTACAGCGTGGATGACCTGCAAAGCATCATTTCGCACAACCTTGCCCAGCGTAAAGCGGCAGCGGTGCAGGCGGAAACCATTGTCGAGCAGGAAGCCAGTGAATTTATGGCCTGGCTGCGCGCGCAAAGCGTCAGCGAGACCATCCGCGAATATCGCGGTCAGGCGGAGCAGGTGCGTGATGACCTGACTGCCAAAGCGTTAGCAGCTCTGGAACAGGGCGGCGACGCACACGCTATTATGCAGGATCTGGCCTGGAAACTGACCAATCGCTTGATCCATGCACCAACCAAATCACTCCAGCAGGCTGCCCGTGACGGGGACGATGAACGCCTGACTATTCTGCGCAACAGCCTCGGGCTGGAATAGCGCCCTATACCCATTTTCTATTATAAGGTGCACTTACGCCTATGAAGCCTTCTATCGTCGCTAAACTGGAAGCTCTGCACGAGCGCCATGAAGAAGTCCAGGCGCTGCTCGGCGATGCCGGGACCATTGCGGACCAGGAACGTTTTCGCGCACTGTCGCGTGAATATGCGCAGTTAAGTGATGTTTCAAAATGCTTTACCGACTGGCAACAGGTTCAGGAAGATATCGAAACCGCGCAGATGATGCTTGACGATCCTGAAATGCGCGAAATGGCGCAGGAAGAGCTGCAGGATGCCAAAGCGCGCTCAGAAGAGATGGAGCAACAGCTGCAGGTGCTTCTGCTGCCGAAAGATCCAGACGACGAGCGTAACGCGTTTGTGGAAGTCCGCGCCGGAACGGGCGGTGATGAGGCAGCACTGTTCGCCGGAGACCTGTTCCGCATGTACAGCCGTTACGCCGAATCGCGTCGCTGGCGCGTGGAGATCATGAGCGCCAACGAAGGCGAGCACGGCGGTTTTAAAGAGGTGATCGCCAAAATCAGCGGTGACGGCGTGTATGGCCGTCTCAAGTTTGAGTCCGGCGGCCATCGTGTGCAGCGTGTACCGGCGACCGAGTCGCAGGGCCGTATTCACACTTCAGCCTGCACGGTTGCGGTGATGCCAGAGCTGCCGGAAGCGGAACTGCCGGACATTAACCCGGCGGATCTGCGTATCGATACCTTCCGTTCTTCCGGGGCGGGTGGTCAGCACGTTAACACCACCGACTCCGCCATCCGTATTACCCACCTGCCAACCGGCATTGTGGTGGAGTGTCAGGACGAACGCTCTCAGCACAAAAACAAAGCCAAAGCGCTGTCCGTGCTGGGTGCGCGTATTCACGCGGCGGAAATGGCAAAACGTCAGCAGGCGGAAGCTTCTACCCGTCGTAACCTGCTGGGCAGCGGCGATCGTAGCGACCGTAACCGTACCTACAACTTCCCGCAGGGCCGCGTGACCGACCACCGCATCAACCTGACGTTATACCGTCTGGATGAGGTGATGGAAGGCAAGCTCGATATGCTGATTGAGCCTATCGTGCAGGAATACCAGGCCGACCAGCTGGCGGCATTGTCCGAGCAGGAATAATGGATTTTCAGAGCTGGTTACGCCAGGCCAC is a window encoding:
- the hemA gene encoding glutamyl-tRNA reductase — translated: MTLLALGINHKTAPVSLRERVTFSPDTLDLALDSLLAQPMVQGGVVLSTCNRTELYLSVEEQDNLHEALIRWLCDYHNLNEDELRKSLYWHQDNDAVSHLMRVASGLDSLVLGEPQILGQVKKAFADSQKGHLKASELERMFQKSFSVAKRVRTETDIGASAVSVAFAACTLARQIFESLSTVTVMLVGAGETIELVARHLREHKVKKMVIANRTRERAQVLADEVGAEVIALSEIDERLKEADIIISSTASPLPIIGKGMVERALKSRRNQPMLLVDIAVPRDVEPEVGKLANAYLYSVDDLQSIISHNLAQRKAAAVQAETIVEQEASEFMAWLRAQSVSETIREYRGQAEQVRDDLTAKALAALEQGGDAHAIMQDLAWKLTNRLIHAPTKSLQQAARDGDDERLTILRNSLGLE
- the prfA gene encoding peptide chain release factor 1, whose amino-acid sequence is MKPSIVAKLEALHERHEEVQALLGDAGTIADQERFRALSREYAQLSDVSKCFTDWQQVQEDIETAQMMLDDPEMREMAQEELQDAKARSEEMEQQLQVLLLPKDPDDERNAFVEVRAGTGGDEAALFAGDLFRMYSRYAESRRWRVEIMSANEGEHGGFKEVIAKISGDGVYGRLKFESGGHRVQRVPATESQGRIHTSACTVAVMPELPEAELPDINPADLRIDTFRSSGAGGQHVNTTDSAIRITHLPTGIVVECQDERSQHKNKAKALSVLGARIHAAEMAKRQQAEASTRRNLLGSGDRSDRNRTYNFPQGRVTDHRINLTLYRLDEVMEGKLDMLIEPIVQEYQADQLAALSEQE